From one Lolium rigidum isolate FL_2022 chromosome 4, APGP_CSIRO_Lrig_0.1, whole genome shotgun sequence genomic stretch:
- the LOC124708265 gene encoding elongation factor 1-gamma 3-like isoform X2 produces MLLDAMVARSKGENLLTENLLLNMHTCTQGLVSNTKIFYEVAVKRSLGHVWHRQLLWFCNYKYHTENTVSYVALNKIGMFLLWMDLCWKNAFGKMLVIGSVAPFRVKGLRSLP; encoded by the exons ATGCTATTGGATGCTATG GTTGCTCGTTCGAAGGGTGAGAACCTTCTTACGGAGAATCTCTTATTGAACAT GCATACTTGTACCCAAGGCTTGGTTTCAAACACAAAGATCTTCTACGAGGTTGCCGTTAAAAG GAGTCTGGGACATGTATGGCATAGACAGTTACTCTGGTTCTGTAACTACAAGTACCACACAGAGAACACTGTGTCATATGTGGCCCTGAACAAGATTGGCATGTTCCTATTGTGGATGGATCTGTGCTGGAAGAATGCTTTTGGCAAGATGCTTGTGATTGGTTCTGTGGCGCCCTTCCGGGTCAAGGGACTCCGCTCTCTTCCGTGA
- the LOC124708265 gene encoding elongation factor 1-gamma 3-like isoform X1 translates to MFLSLRLRVVLFFRGMLLDAMVARSKGENLLTENLLLNMHTCTQGLVSNTKIFYEVAVKRSLGHVWHRQLLWFCNYKYHTENTVSYVALNKIGMFLLWMDLCWKNAFGKMLVIGSVAPFRVKGLRSLP, encoded by the exons ATGTTCCTGTCCCTGAGACTCCGGGTGGTGTTATTTTTTAGAGGAATGCTATTGGATGCTATG GTTGCTCGTTCGAAGGGTGAGAACCTTCTTACGGAGAATCTCTTATTGAACAT GCATACTTGTACCCAAGGCTTGGTTTCAAACACAAAGATCTTCTACGAGGTTGCCGTTAAAAG GAGTCTGGGACATGTATGGCATAGACAGTTACTCTGGTTCTGTAACTACAAGTACCACACAGAGAACACTGTGTCATATGTGGCCCTGAACAAGATTGGCATGTTCCTATTGTGGATGGATCTGTGCTGGAAGAATGCTTTTGGCAAGATGCTTGTGATTGGTTCTGTGGCGCCCTTCCGGGTCAAGGGACTCCGCTCTCTTCCGTGA